In Vibrio fluvialis, the DNA window GATGGTAACAGCTTGTGGGTTGGTGTGATTGTTCAGCAGTGGGCTGTTGTCAATGGTTTTGCGGTAAGTCTGGTAGTAGGCGTCGTCCAGCCATTCCAGCAGACCGACCTGATGGGCGTCATCCAAAGACATCAACGGCACCGCGCGCTGAGCGGCCAGATCGATTTCGCCAGCAATACCGGAATCGTGCGGTGGAATGATTTGCGCGCCGTTTTCCCAGTAGACTTTAAAGCCGTTATATTCCGGTGGGTTGTGACTGGCAGTCACTACCACGGCGGCGGCCGCATTGAAGTGTTTTACGCCAAATGCCACGACTGGGGTCGGGGCGACTTTGTAGGTCAGATAAACTTTAATGCCAAGTGATGCCAGCACGGCTGCTGTGTCGTGGGCAAATTGTTGCGAATCCGGGCGACCATCATAGCCAATCACCACACCACGCATTTTGGCATTGTCGACTTGTTTGATGAGGTATTCTCCGAGTCCGGCTGCGGTTTCCTGAATCACCAAGCGGTTCATTCGATTTGGGCCACAGCCGACTTTTCCACGCAGGCCAGCGGTACCGAATTCCAGTCGGGATTTGAATCGCTCCTGCAGTTCGTCAAGATTCTGCGCATCAATCAGCGCCTGAAGCTCTTCGCGGGTTCTTGGATCGGGATCTTTCGCTAACCATTGCGTGACTTGTTGCATCATGGTTGTCACCTTATTTTGTTCATTGAGTTGTTAGTGTAAGTGATATTTATTCTCGATTATGAGGGCGCAATCGCTAAACTTTTATGGCCTGATGCTTTCGCAGCATGGTTGCCCAAGTCTTCGCCTACTCCAATCTTAGGACAAATTTTCAGTCACTTATCTCCCTCAAGACTTTATTGTTCGTTTCTTGAACAAACGCAAAACACTAACTAGCCTTTAGTTAACATAAATATAACAAATTGTGTCGAATTCGCTGTTCACACGGAGCCCATCCAGAAACGCACATGCCGTGCGGCTGAGCAGAGGAGATCTCTCTTGAGAAGATTTGTGACCAATCTGTGGCTGTGGACTGATCTGATCCTGATCGGCTTTGCGGCCCCAGCGATTTCTGCTGAACGATCACTGAACATGACACCCGGTGTCACCGAAATCAGTGGCAAGGTGTATCACTTGCACATGCTGATTTTCTACATCTGTGTTGCGATTGCGCTGGTGGTGTTTGGTGCCATGTTCTACGCCATTTTCAAGCATCGTAAATCCAAAGGTGCGGTGGCGGCACATTTTCATGAAAGCACCAAAGTTGAAATAATCTGGACCATCATTCCGATCGTCATTCTGGTCGCGATGGCCATTCCGGCCACCAAAACACTGGTGGCGATGGAAGACACGTCTCAATCGGACTTAACCATCAAAATCACCGGCTCACAGTGGAAATGGCACTACAGCTATTTCGATGAGGGCGTGGAGTTCTACAGCCTGCTAGCCACGTCTCAAAAGCAAATTGACGGGATTGAAGCTAAAGGCGCGCACTACCTGTTGGAAGTGGATCAACCGCTGGTGGTGCCGGTGCACCGTAAAATCCGCTTTCTGCTCACTTCTGATGATGTGATTCACTCTTGGTGGGTGCCTGCCTTTGCCGTCAAAAAAGACAGCATTCCCGGCTTTATCAATGAAGCATGGACCCGGATTGAAGAGCCGGGCGTCTACCGCGGCCAGTGTGCTGAACTGTGTGGCCGGGCGCATGGCTTTATGCCGATTGTGGTACAGGCGATGGCCGAAGACGATTACGACCAATGGCTGAACGATAAGAAAGCGGAAGTTGCGCTGGCCAAACAGGAAGCCGAAAAAGCATTGCAAAGTTCGATGTCGCTGGATGAGCTGATGACGCTGGGCGAGAAAGTGTATCTCGACCGCTGTGCCGTCTGTCACCAGCCAACGGGGCTCGGGATTCCGGGGGCGTTCCCTGCGATGAAAGGCAGCCCGGTCACCACCGGCGATGTGCATCAGCATATAGCTACAGTGGTCGATGGCCGTTCGGGTACGGCCATGCAGGCATTTGGTAACCAGCTGAGTGAGAAAGAGCTGGCGGCGGTCATTACTTACGAACGCAATGCGTGGGGCAACAATACCGGCGATGCGGTGCAAGCGTCAGACATCAATGCGTTTAAAACTCAGGGACAAGCCAGTGGCAAGGAGGGGCAATGAAACCGTCCACCGAACAATCCAAATCGGCTCCGGTAACGGATGCGGATCTCAGCCGTGCAAACAGCACGCTGGCGCTGGATGAACACGAACATCACGGTCCGCCGAAAGGGCTGACCCGCTGGCTCTATTCCACCAATCACAAAGACATAGGTACCCTTTATCTGTGGTTCAGTTTCACCATGTTTTTGATTGGCGGCGCGATGGCGATGGTCATTCGTGCCGAACTGTTCCAGCCCGGTCTGCAACTGGTGAAACCGGAGTTCTTTAACCAGATGACGACGGTGCACGGATTGATCATGGTCTTTGGTGCGGTGATGCCAGCCTTTACCGGCTTGGCGAACTGGATGATCCCGCTGATGATTGGCGCGCCGGACATGGCGTTGCCGCGCATGAACAACCTCAGTTTCTGGATTTTGCCGTTTGCCTTTTTGATTCTGTTGTCATCGCTGTTTACCGAAGGGGGCGGGCCCAATTTCGGCTGGACCTTCTACGCGCCGCTCTCCACCACTTATGGCCCGGATAGCACTGCACTGTTTGTGTTCTCTGTTCATATTATGGGGATCAGTTCCATCATGGGGGCGATCAACGTCATCGTGACGATCGTCAATATGCGCGCGCCAGGCATGACCTGGTTTAAGCTGCCGATGTTTGTCTGGACGTGGCTGATCACCGCCTTTCTGCTGATCGCGGTGATGCCGGTGTTGGCCGGCGCGGTCACCATGGTGCTGACCGATAAGTACTTCGGCACCAGCTTTTTCGACGCGGCGGGGGGCGGCGATCCGGTGATGTTCCAGCACATTTTCTGGTTCTTTGGTCACCCGGAAGTGTACATCATGATTTTGCCGTCATTCGGTATCATTTCGGCGATCGTTCCCGCATTTAGCGGCAAGAAGCTTTTTGGTTATCACTCGATGGTCTACGCGACCAGCAGTATCGCGATTCTGTCGTTTCTGGTGTGGGCACACCATATGTTCACGACCGGGATGCCAGTGTTTGCCGAAATCTTCTTTATGTATTGCACCATGCTGATTGCGGTGCCAACCGGGGTGAAAGTGTTTAACTGGGTCGCGACCATGTGGCGAGGCTCGTTAACCTTTGAAACGCCGATGCTGTTTGCGATCGCCTTCATTGTGCTGTTCACCATCGGCGGTTTTTCCGGCCTGATGCTGGCGATTGTGCCGGCGGATTTCCAGTATCACGACACCTATTTTGTGGTGGCGCATTTCCACTATGTACTGGTTTCCGGCGCGGTGTTCTCGATTATGGCCGCGGCGTATTACTGGCTGCCGAAATGGACCGGACACATGTATGACGAACGCCTCAGTCGCTGGCATTTCTGGTGTTCGGTCATTTCGGTCAATGTGTTGTTCTTTCCGATGCATTTCCTTGGTTTGGCGGGGATGCCGCGCCGAATTCCGGATTATGCGATTCAGTTTGCGGATGTGAACCAGATAGTTTCCATCGGCGGGTTTGCGTTTGGTCTGTCTCAACTGATTTTCTTGTGGTTGGTGATTAAGTGTGTGCGCGGCGGTGAGCCAGCTGCCGCAAAACCATGGGAACGTGCTGAAGGCTTGGAATGGACCGTACCGAGCCCCGCGCCGCATCACACCTTCTCAACTCCGCCAAAAGTGGAAGAGTAGGAGGTGAGTGATGACGCAGCCAACTTCCGGCCAAGCCAACCGTAAACTGACCTTTAAGCTGCTGCTGGCGGTGGTGCTGATGTTCGGTTTTGGTTTCGCGCTGGTGCCGCTATATGACGTGATGTGCAAACAGCTGGGCATCAATGGCAAAACTAATGAGGTAGCCGCCATTCAGCCCAAAGGCATGCAGATCGACGAATCGCGCACCAT includes these proteins:
- the ctaD gene encoding cytochrome c oxidase subunit I, encoding MKPSTEQSKSAPVTDADLSRANSTLALDEHEHHGPPKGLTRWLYSTNHKDIGTLYLWFSFTMFLIGGAMAMVIRAELFQPGLQLVKPEFFNQMTTVHGLIMVFGAVMPAFTGLANWMIPLMIGAPDMALPRMNNLSFWILPFAFLILLSSLFTEGGGPNFGWTFYAPLSTTYGPDSTALFVFSVHIMGISSIMGAINVIVTIVNMRAPGMTWFKLPMFVWTWLITAFLLIAVMPVLAGAVTMVLTDKYFGTSFFDAAGGGDPVMFQHIFWFFGHPEVYIMILPSFGIISAIVPAFSGKKLFGYHSMVYATSSIAILSFLVWAHHMFTTGMPVFAEIFFMYCTMLIAVPTGVKVFNWVATMWRGSLTFETPMLFAIAFIVLFTIGGFSGLMLAIVPADFQYHDTYFVVAHFHYVLVSGAVFSIMAAAYYWLPKWTGHMYDERLSRWHFWCSVISVNVLFFPMHFLGLAGMPRRIPDYAIQFADVNQIVSIGGFAFGLSQLIFLWLVIKCVRGGEPAAAKPWERAEGLEWTVPSPAPHHTFSTPPKVEE
- the coxB gene encoding cytochrome c oxidase subunit II, with protein sequence MRRFVTNLWLWTDLILIGFAAPAISAERSLNMTPGVTEISGKVYHLHMLIFYICVAIALVVFGAMFYAIFKHRKSKGAVAAHFHESTKVEIIWTIIPIVILVAMAIPATKTLVAMEDTSQSDLTIKITGSQWKWHYSYFDEGVEFYSLLATSQKQIDGIEAKGAHYLLEVDQPLVVPVHRKIRFLLTSDDVIHSWWVPAFAVKKDSIPGFINEAWTRIEEPGVYRGQCAELCGRAHGFMPIVVQAMAEDDYDQWLNDKKAEVALAKQEAEKALQSSMSLDELMTLGEKVYLDRCAVCHQPTGLGIPGAFPAMKGSPVTTGDVHQHIATVVDGRSGTAMQAFGNQLSEKELAAVITYERNAWGNNTGDAVQASDINAFKTQGQASGKEGQ